A window of Variovorax sp. HW608 genomic DNA:
AACCGATCTGACGCAGTTCGGCTGTAACCAGCAGTTCGTCGTCGAGGCGCGCGGGCCGGTGGTATTTGAGCTGCGTCTCGCAGACGACGAAGATGCCGCCGGTCTCCTCCCGAAGGCGCTGCTGCCCGATGCCCATCGAGCGCAGCCACTCGGTGCGGGCACGCTCCATGAACTTCAGGTAGTTGGCGTAGAACACGATGCCGCCGGCATCGGTGTCCTCCCAATAAACGCGGATCGCCAGGGAAAAACTCATGCAGTAACTGTGGCGTTCGCCCACACGCGCAGGCGGTCGATCGATTCTTCGAGATGCGCCATCGAGCTGGCCGTCGAGAAGCGCACGAAGCGCGAGGTCTCGGCCGAGCCGAAATCGCGCCCCGGCGTGACCGCGACATGCGCCTGCTTCATGGCCTCGAAGGCGAAGTCCCAGCTGCCGAAGATGCCGAGCCGCTCCGCGAAGTTCGAGCAGTCGGCCCAGGCATAGAAGGCGCCGTCGGGCACCACCGGTACGTCCAGGCCCAGCGCGTTGAGCTGCGGGATGAACCAGTCGCGGCGCGCCTTGAACTCGGCGCGACGGCGCTCGTACTCGGCGATGCTGTCGGGCTCGAAGCAGGCGAGCGCGGCGTATTGCGACACGGTGCTCGCGCAGATGAAGAGGTTCTGCGCCAGCCGCTCGACCGCCGGCACCAGCGCTTCCGGCACCACCAGCCAGCCGAGGCGCCAGCCGGTCATGTTGAAGTACTTGCTGAAGCTGTTGATGCTGATGACCTGGTCGTCGATTGCGAGCGCGGTCTGGCCGAAGCT
This region includes:
- the ybgC gene encoding tol-pal system-associated acyl-CoA thioesterase → MSFSLAIRVYWEDTDAGGIVFYANYLKFMERARTEWLRSMGIGQQRLREETGGIFVVCETQLKYHRPARLDDELLVTAELRQIGSASLIIAQRVLSKSEQGADAAAAGTGLLCEGTIRIGWIQADTLRPARIPRQVSGTLERHAGSMSQPFKP